The DNA window TCGCTCCGGTGAACTGGCAGCGCAGACCGACGAACCAGAAACCCAAGGCTACGTTCACGCGTTTGGAGTGCAGCAGGCGGTATTGTCCGGCGACGTCGAGAGGGCGATCGAACACGGAACGCAAGCTGCGCGACTCGCGGACGAAACTGGAATTCCGCTTCAGATCGCCGACGGATATCTGGCCAAAGCAGACGCTCAGATCCTGGCTGAGCGCTGGCAGGATGCGATCGATTCTCTCGGGAAGACGATGGAGATCACCGATACGCGCAAGAACCTGCTGTCGATTCAGCCGCGTCTATACAATTCCCTGGCGCTGGCGTATCTCGGCAAGGGAGACGAAACCCGAGCGCTCTATTACGCCGAAGAAACCCTCGCCCTTGCGGAAGCCCGAGACGCCCACATCATCGAGTTGATCGCGCGCATCACCCTGGTGCGCGCGATGCTCGTTTCCCACGACCGCGACGACCCCGACGCAATTCAAGCTGGCATCGGCACCATCCTGAATCTGGTGGATTCGACGGGTGCAATCGCATACCGACCCATGGTCCATCTGGTCCTCGCTGAGCTCGCCCGCCTGGCGGCGGACCCGGAACGCCGCGCCGCCCAGCTCGGACGCGCCCACCAGTTCTATACCGAGATGGGGGCCCGAGGACACGCGAGGTCGGTCGCAGTACTGTTGGCTGAACACCTGCAAAAAGAACGCAGCGCGTCCGGCTGAATCCGCGCGCCGTTACTCTATTCCCAGCTCGAGCCGGTAACCCTTGGTCGCGATGCGGAATTCTGATCCCTGATGGAGCACCGTCGCGCCCGACACCTTTACGAAGGTCCCGTTGCTGGCGCCTCGATCGAAGACGTGGAGTACTCCATCCAGGACGCGAAACTCAGCATGTCGGCGCGACAACAAGCCGTCGTCGGGATCGAGTTCGTGATCGGAGCCCCGCCCGACGATCATTCCGCCCTCGACGACTGCATGCGTTTCTCGCATCTCTCCGCTCGGTCCGTAGTGGACCAGGTACCAGCGATCGTCTTCCACGACGGCTACGAGGATCTGCGCGCCCAGCCAGATCTGATCGTCGCTCTCGAGGGGTCGACCCTCCTGGGCATCGAGGCGCAGCCAAACTCCCGTCCCCGTTCCCGAATCGGCAATGAACCACTCGCCCGACTCATATACCAGGCTCGCGTGATGGTCCGCCATCTGCTCGTCGTCGGGTTCGGCAATATCGCGACCCCGTCGTCCGATCTCGGTGACATCGCTCGTAATCAAATGAATTGACCCTTCGGACCCATCCGCATTGAGTTCCACGAGGCGCCAGCGCGCTTCTTCGGGTGCGACCGCTCGCGTCGGATCTCGGGGGGCGTTGCGGCCGTGCGCGACGCCCTGAACATCCCGCGAGTGCCGCGACGACTCGTCCACTCAGAACTTCCCCTTTGGCTGCTGAGCGGTAATGATGCTGAAACTCACCGCCTCGATGGCCAGCAGAAGATACCCGTGCCCGTAGCGGCTTTCACCCTCGAAAGGGTCGGCCGCGTTCTGCGCTGCAAAGTTCGCTGTTCGGTTTAGAAGGTCGATTGCGGGGATTGGTTCGCGATACCGATTCGCGCGGTCGCAAACTCGAATTGCATGGCGCGGCTCAACAGCACGCTGCTATCGCATCCGTTGTCTGGATGGATCGACACGCCGACGCTGGTGCTCATGTCCCGGGAGGGGAGATCTGAATTCTCTGGCAGCGAAACACTCGAAAGCGACATGACCAATGACCCGACCGTACTGTTGACGGCGGCGACGTCCGAAAGGCCGCTGATCACCACGCCAAACGAGTCCCGCGAGATGCGCGCGAGGCTGTCGCTCTTCCGCACCCTGCGCGAAAGACAGTCGGCCGCAGAACACATCAGGGTCGCTACGGCATATTCGCTCTGCATCTCCGAAAGTTCGTTCAGGCGCAGGGCCACGACGGTAAATGGTTCCTGCTTGCGCTCAGCACATGCAAGCACGTGCTCGAGTCGATCCTTGAACAGGGCTTCGCTCATCAATCCGGTGATCGGGTCATGCAAAGAATCACGCATCTCCGGGGCGATCTGATCCGACACCGAACCTACGAGTAAGTTCAGGCGTCGCTGACGTTCGACAGCGCATTCGATCGTCTTGGCGAGGTGGACTTCTCTAAGTGCCGATTTGCAGATGTAGTCCGCAGCTCCGGCATGAATCGCCTTCATCGCCAACGACTCGTCTTCAATGCCAGTCAAAATGATGACGGGAATTCTCTGTGCGAATTGCGCCGCAAAGTCGATGGTAAAGGAGCCGTAGCCGTCGGGAAGCGACAAGTCGAGGAGCACCAGATCGAACTCTTCCTTGCTGACGAGCGCCACCGCCAATTCGAGATGAGTTACATGGGTGACTTCGAACAGCACGTCTTCGCT is part of the Myxococcales bacterium genome and encodes:
- a CDS encoding FHA domain-containing protein encodes the protein MDESSRHSRDVQGVAHGRNAPRDPTRAVAPEEARWRLVELNADGSEGSIHLITSDVTEIGRRGRDIAEPDDEQMADHHASLVYESGEWFIADSGTGTGVWLRLDAQEGRPLESDDQIWLGAQILVAVVEDDRWYLVHYGPSGEMRETHAVVEGGMIVGRGSDHELDPDDGLLSRRHAEFRVLDGVLHVFDRGASNGTFVKVSGATVLHQGSEFRIATKGYRLELGIE
- a CDS encoding response regulator, which translates into the protein MSSTAKPYIAASSATAPQPLRVLLVEDHAADAHLVQHLLDASEDVLFEVTHVTHLELAVALVSKEEFDLVLLDLSLPDGYGSFTIDFAAQFAQRIPVIILTGIEDESLAMKAIHAGAADYICKSALREVHLAKTIECAVERQRRLNLLVGSVSDQIAPEMRDSLHDPITGLMSEALFKDRLEHVLACAERKQEPFTVVALRLNELSEMQSEYAVATLMCSAADCLSRRVRKSDSLARISRDSFGVVISGLSDVAAVNSTVGSLVMSLSSVSLPENSDLPSRDMSTSVGVSIHPDNGCDSSVLLSRAMQFEFATARIGIANQSPQSTF